In Caldilineales bacterium, the sequence CGACAAGGATCGGGCCGATTTGTTCGGCGCCAAGCCAGGCGAAGCAATGAACGCGTTCATCGGCACGGTGCCGCTGAAACGGGCGGCCACGCCCGAAGACCTGGCCGGCGCTGTCGCCTTCCTGTGCTCGTCCGACGCCGACTACATCACCGGACAGGCATTGAATGTGGATGGCGGGTATGAGATGGATTGACTTAGTCTACAACTTAGTCTATCATGTGATCGGAGGTTCAACATGACCACAATCGTCAATGTCCATGAAGCTAAGACACATTTTTCCAAATTGCTCGAACGGGTGATGAGCGGCGAACAGATCACCATCGCCAAGGCAAACAAGCCCGTGGCCGTCCTTTCACCAGTGGCAACCCCGCCTTCAAGACGCATCCCTGGCATCGACGCAGGTCGCGTTGTGATCGCCCCTGATTTCGATGCACCGCTGCCGGAGTTTGATCTGTGAGAGCTTTGCTGGATACTCACACCTTTCTTTGGTGGAATCTCGACGACCCGTCGCTTTCCACCGCAGCAAAAGACTTCATCGGCGACGGGCAAAACGAAATCCTCTTGAGTGCAGCCAGCGCATGGGAAATTGCCATCAAGTATGCTAAAGGCCGGCTTAGCTTGCCAGAACTACCTGAGCGTTATATTGCCAATCGCATCACTCACTATAGCTTCCAGCCTTTACCAATCCAACTGAGTCATGCCCTCAGAGTGGCCAGCCTGCCGCTCATTCACCATGATCCGTTCGACAGATTACTAATCGCGCAAAGTCAAATGGAGAACCTCCCACTCTTGACTTCAGATCCGGAGATCGCCAAGTACGATGTCGACATAATCTGGTAACCCACACTCACCGAGTAAACCTATGTCCAGCATCCTGATCCATGTGACTCAAGGCCCCGAGAATCCCACGCTGGCTGGCATGTTCACTTATTGAAAGACTCTCAGCGAGAAGCCACATTCATGAATGTGTATGATATTCAGATTCGAGTGGAAGAGCTGGCCGACGGCGGCGACTATCGCTATCTCGCCACCAGCCCCGACCTGCCCGGCCTACTCGTCGTTGGCGACACCGCCGAAGAGGTATTGACATTGGCCCCGGATGTCGCATCGGCGCTGATCGATTCCATTCATGCCCTGGGCGATCCACTCCCGCCTTCTGTCAAGGAACCCATCTCATGCTAACCTACCGCCCCACCGACCTCCCCCTCATCCCCACCCAAGTCATCGGCTCGCACGGCGTCCCCGGCTGGATTTGGGTCGTGCGCGACGCCGTCGCCGCCGGCAAGATGGGACCGTACGACATCAACGAAGCCCTGAAAGACGCCACTCGCCTGGCCATCCTGGATATGGAAGAGGCCGGGGTGGACATCATCTCGGATGGCGAGATGCAGCGGGCTGACTTCACATGGCATTTTCATGGCAAGGTGCATGGTCTGGAGACGCAGGAGTTCTCCCGCAAGTTAGGCTATCCCGGTCCCGACCAGCTCGACGCCTTCCGGGCAGTAGCTCCGCTGACTGTGCCCGCTGGCTACGGCCATGCCGAGGAATTCCGCTATGCGCGCACGCTGACTGAAAAGCCGCTGATCTCCCCCATCCAAAGCCCGGTCACCCAGGCTTTTCGCATCGACCCCGGCTCGGTTTACAAAAACAAGACCGAGATCGCCTGGGCGCTCGTGCCGTTCATCAACAAGGAGTTGAAGGACGTGGTGGCGGCCGGCTGCACCCATGTGCAGTTCGACGAACCGGCCTATTGGATCGCTGAGGGCGGGCCGGAGGAGATGGTCGAGATTTTCAACGCCTGCGTCGAGGGCGTCGAGGCAACCATCGGCTTCCACCTTTGCTTCGGCAACTTCCGGGGCCGGCCCGCCACCTCCCACCGCAGCTTCGCCGCCTTCGCGCCGCATTTCAAAGACTTGAATGTGGATGTGCTGCACATCGAGTTCGCCAGCCGCAACCTGTACGAGATCGAGCTTTGGGAAAAATACGGCGGGGACAAGATCCTCTGCGCGGGCGTGATCGATGTCAAGGGACGCAGCCTGGAGCCGGTCGAAGTCGTGGCCGACCGCATTCGCACCTGCCTGCGCCACTGTGCGCCCGACAAGTTGTGGGTGGCGCCCGACTGCGGCTTCAGCCAGACGCCGCGCTTCCTGGCCAATGAGAAGATGCGGGCGATGGTGGCAGCAGCGCGGATCGTGCGTGAGGAGATCGGCTAGGCATTGAGCCATTCTTCGATTCCGACTGGCCGCCATGCTATCTTTGGCATCATGATCAGCATTACCCCATCTTCCAAGACGCATGTAAGGTTGGTCTTGGATGGTCTGCCCTGTTATCGAGGGTGATTTCAAGCTCAACATGGTTTGAAACTATCAACTGCCAGCTCCAAAGTCGATTTACTGGCCTTCACAGAGGTCTAGGAGCCTTCTGATGCTCGATGTTACTGGCAGTAGAAGGCAGTTTCAAACTTACAACTCGACATAATTAGATGCAATCGCCCTGTAGGGTTATATGAATTATGAGTACTTTTCCGGAATCAGTGACACGTTCAACGGAGCTATTAGGGTTAACGCGCTCAGTAGTTAAGCGAATGCTTAGGGCAATGAATCCGAATAGCACGGAACTGCACGACAAATTGCAGCCAAAGTTTCAACAAGTTTTGCAGCGGTTTTTCGACGCCCGTGCACATGAGCCTGCTGCAGTTGATGCGGTTATTCCAGGGGCAAAAGCTGAAATTCGTGCGCTCCAAAATGCTGATGAAGCGCGTGACTTTCTAGGTGCGCTGGCTGCTTTGCGTGACACTATCATGGGTGCATGGCAAGTTGATTTTGATCTCAGAGCCAGCCTACTACCCACCGGTTTGATACTTCTGACATCGATGACCATGCTGCTGGCTGCCTGCGCTGCGTCTGATGGCAGCAACCCTTTGATGGTTCCAACACTTAATGTTCCTAACGAAACCGCAACGCCTGAGATAAGCCCTACTGCAGACCAATTAATTGATGTCACACCCACTCCGAGTCCTGAAGCCACAACTGCTCCCACAGATCAATGGTTAACTCCAACCGAACTTACCCCAGAAGCAACGCAACCAATCACAGCAACTGCAACCATGACCGAAACGGTAACCCCGACAAGCACTGCGACACCAACTGCCACTAGCACTCCAGAGTTCACGCCCACTCCTAGCGTGCCAATGGCTGTCCCATCAAGTAATATTAATGTTCGCCAGGGTCCAGGCACCAACTATGATGTGGTTAACAGAGCGGCAACAGCTCAACAGCTGCTCATCACTGGCAAAATACAGATTGGAACGGAACTTTGGTTGCAGGTCGCAGATGAGGCAGAGAAGGCAATTGGGTTTGTGAGAAGTGATGTGGTTGGGGTCGAGGGATCGCTAGATTCAGTGCCAAACCTGTCTCCTGAAAGTGTGCCTCCAACGCCAACAAGAGAGCCAACGGCAACTCCAAGACCTGCCACGCCGACGCCTGCTGATGCTCAGCCCCCTCCAACCGACTCAAGACCTGTCGAAACCGCACCAGCTAGCGGTGGGTGGATGGAAAGTCTATTTAATGGGGGTCCAGGACCGTACAAGATTGAAATTCTCGAAGGCGGTGTTGGATCACATTCGAGGGGCATAGAGACATTTATGATTAAGCGAGTGGTTACAGCCGAGGCGAGACAATGGGAAGACTACAACGCAATACGAGTTATGTTTGATGATAATACGCGTGCACTCTTGTACCTAAGGGGAACGCCAAATACTACAACAAGCGGCACCAGATCTCCGATTAATGGATTTTGTATTGAGGACACAGCAAGCCATGTTTGCATACTGGATCCTAGCATCGCGGCTCACGGTGATATCGCACAGTATGTTGCCCTAGTAGCTTCAGCATTAAGAGGCCAGGTCATCGGCTTCAACAACCCTGCAGGAGAAGGCAGTGTTCCTGGTGCAACTTATGTAATAGTTTCAGGTGCACTTGGCTCAATGCTTCGAGGACTCTAAACACCGAATGCTCTAGTCGACAAGATCTAAGTGGTATATATTTAACGTGTGTTGCGCTTGTGTTTATTGTTTTTTATTGCTTTAATCGAAGTCACAGTACTATTTAGATCTAATTTTTTTGCCCTTCCTCAAAACAACATAATTTCAGTCGTAGAGGCGGCATACCCCTGCCTGGACGACTCTGACTGCGATCTTGGTCAAACTTGTAACACCGCCAATGGCATATGTAGAGATGATGCAGATATTTGTGGCGACCACAGTTGTACGGGCAGCGAAAACTACGCTAACTGCCCAGGTGATTGTCAGCAAGCCGAATCAACAGTCTGCGGTCAAATTTCCTGTAGTGATGGATCAGTTGGCTACACTATTTGTGAACCAAGTTGCACTGTCGACAACCGCACCTGTCACGAAACATGTCCAACAAACGTCTATCAAAATTGTGAATTCAGTAGCGACTGCGATGGTTGTGCCAACTGCGGTTACGATCAATGTACCGGTACTTGGCGATGTAACGAAGGTTCTTGTGAAGTAATTAATTGTGGCACAACCGACCCCGACGCCCCCACCGCCACACCCACTCGTACACCCACACCACCACATACTCCTACACCAACACCCACCCCTATGTGCGACAGCGGGCCAGCATTAGTCCCCAATAAAGTCTGTAGCGTTGACGCCAACACCAAAATTGCCACATTTAACTGGAACTGGACCGGCGATACGGCTTGCGCCAGTGGCAGCTGCACCGGTTACGAAGGTCCTGTGGGTTACTGCGCTTCGGGCAATTATCCATCCGGACGTGACGATCCTGGCGTCACAATTTGGTGCGGCAACACCTGCACTACTTCACCTTTTTACTATCAAATCTATAACATCGCTAACGGGGTTAATCTGACTTCTGGCAACACCGGTCAAACCACTGCCACAGTCAGCTGTGACACCAAGGCACTGCGTGGCCAAACACTCAAACTGGATGTCAAAGCCCATGATGCGCGTGGCAACGGTTCAGCCTTTACTAGCTGCACTGCTGAATGTCCTAAGGCTGAGTGTGGTCAGTCATGCAATGACAGCAGCCAGTGTGGCACTGGCTTAACCTGTGAAGGCGGCAGCTGCGTCCTGAATGAATGTGTGGGGAGCTACACTTGCACGTGCTCGTTACCCACATCATGTGAAGATGACTTACCTTGCTCTACCTCTCTCGATTGTCAAACTACAACAGATCAATCCATGATTTGCGCCTCTGATAATGGCGTTAACACTTGTCAACTTCCCGATTGTGCCAACTGGGCATGTCAATGTTCATCTAACGATGCCAAAGGAGCCCTGGGAGCCACCTCATGCACCAATCCCACCGCCAATACCGCCAGTATCACGACTCAAGGTTGGGCTTGTGATCTTGATGCACCCTCCACCGCCTTGACAGTGCTTCTGTATGACGGCGACCCATTCAACGGCGGTCGGCCACTCGGATCGGCTGTGGCCTCGGAAACTTGGAATGCAGGCGTGTCCAGCCAGTGTGCCGGCACCACTAATCATAGTTTCACTGCATCACTACCGAGCGATTTGGCAGACGGGCAAACTCACCAAATCTATGGCTATGCCAATAATATCGGCCCGGGCAACGGCGCAATTCTCTGGAACTCTCCGGTTACACTCCAAACTGCTAGCTGCGCTTTGCCGTCCCCAACACCCACCCGCACTCCCAGCCCCACACGCACACCAACCCCCTCGCCAACTGGTGAACCCGCAGATGTTTTCTGTAATAACGGTTCGCTGACCCCAGGCCAAACAGTCTTGGATGGCGCATTGATTAGTTACAGTTCTGGCACCTATAAATCTGGCTACACCCGCACCAGTTACTATGAGTACAACAACCTCAATGGCTCGGGCAAGATCAACTGTGGTACCTCATCCTGTTCGTTTACCGCCGATCGATCCAAAGGCGCTCTCGTCATGGTCTATACCAACTTGTCAAAATCAATTGGCGGCACCACCTACACATGTCAAGCGGGGGGATATTGGTCACCGCATATCGAGTTCGCCAGCCGCAACCTGTACGAGATCGAGCTTTGGGAAAAATACGGCGGGGACAATATCCTCTGCGCCGGCGTGATCGATGTCAAGGGACGCAGCTTGGAGCCGGTCGAGGTCGTGGCCGACCGCATCCGCACATGCCTGCGCCACTGCTCGCCCGACAAGCTGTGGGTCGCGCCCGACTGCGGCTTTAGCCAGACCCCGCGCTTTCTGGCCAACGAGAAGATGCGGGCGATGGTGGCAGCAGCGCGGATCGTGCGCGAGGAAATCGGCTGACCAAAAGACCGAAGCTGTCCTCCGCGTTGGCAAAGCCAGCCAACCTTGCGCTACAATCAAGCCAGAAGAGAGGCAAGCCATGACTTATTACATTTCCGATCGAATCACGGTGAACCCAGAACAGTGCGGCGGCAGGCCCTGCATACGCGGGATGCGTATTCGCGTGGTCGATGTGTTGGGCTTGTTGGCGGCCGGCCTTAGTTTTGGTGAAGTGCTCGCTGAGTTGCCTGATCTCGAAATGGCCGATCTTCAGGCGGTCTTGAAGTATGTCACCTTGCGGGTCGATCACCCTGTCTTGGTTGCGGCATGATCATTTGGGTCGATGCCCAGCTTTCGCCGACCATAGCGGCCTGGATTCAGTTGAATTTCGGCATCAAGGCCAGGTCTGTTCGTGATCTGGGTCTTCGCGATGCCACGGATCGCCAGATCTTCATGGCAGCGCGGGCTGAAGGCGCTGTTGTAATGACCAAGGATAGCGATTTCGTTGTCTTGGTAAGTCGATTGGGCGCGCCGCCGCAAGTCATTTGGGTAACATGTGGCAACACTTCTAATGTGCATCTGCGTCGCATTCTGAGCAAGACGCTATTGCAGGCCGTGGATGTGCTCGCATCTGGTGAGCGGATCGTTGAAATCAAGGATATCGGTTCTCCAACATAGTGTCCGATGGCTATCGTTCGGCATGAGGCTCATTTGCTCAAACTAGAATTCAACTCCCTCCTCAACCGCATGCTCCGCGTCGATGACCTCGACACGCTCGGCGTCTCCACGCAAACCCTGGCCGAGCAAGCCGTCCTGGTCGGGCGCACGGATGAAGCCGTCGCTCTGGTGGCTTACTTCCATCAGGAAATGCGGATCATGCACAACATCATGATCACGTGGCTGACCGACATCAGCCGCTACATCGTGGCCAGGGGCGGGCCGAGCGAGCACGCTGGCGAGGTGGCGACCACGCTATTCGAGACCTGGCGCACCTATCCCTTTGGCGAGAGCTTGCGCGCACGTTGTCAGGAAGCCATCCGGGCGGCAGATAACGACCCGCGCATCGCCGACGAAGCCATCGACCTGCTCGACAAGATGCGGCTGGAGTTCAAATATCCGCACGATGTGCTCGTGGCCTGGGTGCAGAACCTGCTGACTTCGATTGCCGAGCGCTGGGGCGAGGACGCCGTGCTCGAATCCATTCTGGAGACGCACCAAAGCATCTGGGGCGACCGCTACGAAAACTGGCTGAAACTGACCCCGCACGAGCGCCTGGCCCTGACCGTGGAAGGCATGCGCGGCGGGCATTTCAGCGGTGAGCGGCGACGCGGCGACATGACATTGCGCGACGATGGCGACCGCCTGACCATGGTGATGGAATTGTGCGGCAGCGGCGGCGTCCTGCGCCGGGGCGACCCTGAAACCGGCCGGCCTCCGCACCCGGCCGGCGAGCACGGCGTGAACCAGGCGCCGCACGATTGGACCTGGCAGAAGACCGGCGTGCATTGGTATTGCTCGCACTGCGCCATCGCCATGGAGTGGCTGCCCGCCCGCAAACGCAACGGCCGCCTGCTGCGCCCGCTCGACCATGTTATGGACCCGCACGCCCCCTGCACGTGGTACATCTACAAAGGTGAAGACCAGACCCGGGCCTACCACTATCCCCGCACCAACTCGCCCACCCTGCCCGGCGCGCCGGACACGGGCGAGGACTGGAGGGCGGAGTATCCCGGCGGGAGCTAGGAGCGAGTCCACTTCCATCATCCCCGACGCTGTGCTACAATTCGAGACATGAGAGCGGACACTCGGAACTGGATCGAATGGTTGAAACAACACCCCAACTTGCAGGAATAATCCAGCGATACTGTCAGGAGCTTCAGAAGATGGATATCGCTTGCGAGCGCGTTCTCCTTTTTGGATCACAAGCCAATGGAACCGCGCACGAAGGCAGCGATATCGATCTCATCATCGTCTCGCCTGACTGGGCGCGTTATGGCGATCTGGAGAGGTTGGAATCGCTCGGTCTTGCTGCGGGGCATATCCTCGAACCCGTGGAAGCGCAAGGTGTAACGCCCGAAGAGATTGTCTCACACCAGCTTTCACAGTTCATGGCCTATGTGATCGATGAACTTGCAGTTGACGTAACCCATTTCATGCCGTCGGCTTCTGTTCGTCAAAATGACCCTGCAACGCCAACCAGGAATTGGGGTGAGCAGGGCCAACTGAAGGCTGTCGCTTTCGGCGCGCCGGATACAGGCGAAGACTGGAGGGCGGAGTATCCGGGCGGGAGCTAGGGGCGAGACGATGCTGGCTGGTCGTGCCGGCGTTGTTCTGCTATGATGGCCCTACGCAACCAACCCACTTCACAAAGGCAGACACTATATGGCTATCGAGGTTGTGGATCTGACTTTGCCTCCACAGGCACAGATCAGGATCGATTTCAGCCTGACCGCTCAGGTCAACGTAACCGACTACGCCGCTCAACGCAAGGTGAGCCGGTTGCTGCTCGATCAAGCGGGCAACTTGCTCTATGGCGAGCGCCCTAGCCTGGGTGCGGGCAGGCGTCTTCTATGGTGGGTGCCGGTATGGCTGGCATTGCCCACTACCGGTCCCGTGGGGCAGGTCGGTAGCCTCGATGTCGATGCTCAGACCGGTGAGATTCTGTTCGACCAGCGTATTCTCGATGAACTCGCGGAGCGTGGCAATGCCCTGGCTCGACGTACCTCATCAGCAGCAGGTTGATCCGAGTTGGTGTTTGCCTGCCTGCGTGGCCATGGTGGCCGCCTATTGGTAGCAGCTTTAGAGCAGGTGCGACGCACTTTGTAAGTGCGTTGCACCTCAAACGCCGGAACTCACATCCTGAACACACCGAAGGTCGTCCGCTCGACGGGGGCGTTGTAACAGACCGATAGCGCCAGGCCCAGCACACGGCGGGTCTCGGCGGGGAGCAGGATGCCGTCGTCCCACAGCCGGGCGGTCGAATAATAGGGGCTGCCCTCGCGCTCGTACTTCTCCAGGGTCGGCCGTTTGAATTCGGCCAGGTCGTCAGCGCCCATCGGCGGCTGCCCTCGCCGCGCCAATTGGTCTTGCTTGACCGTCGCCAGCACATTGGCGGCCTGCTCGCCGCCCATCACGCTGATGCGGGCGTTCGGCCACATCCACAAAAAGCGCGGGCCATAGGCGCGGCCACACATGCCGTAATTGCCGGCCCCGAACGAGCCGCCGATGATCACCGTCAGCTTGGGCACGGCAGCGTTGGCAACCGCATGCACCATCTTCGCCCCGTCTTTGGCGATGCCCCCCACCTCGTACTGCTTCCCCACCATAAAGCCAGTGACATTTTGCAGGAACAACAGCGGTATCGACCTGCCAGCGCACAATTCGACAAAGTGGGCGCCTTTGAGCGCCGACTCGCTGAAAAGGATGCCGTTATTGGCCACGATGCCCACCGGATAGCCGTGGATGCGGGCGAAGCCGGTGACGAGAGTCGTGCCATAGCGGGCCTTGAACTCGCGAAACTTGCTGCCATCCACCAGCCGGGCAATGACCTCGCGCACATCGTAGCTCTCGCGGAAACTGCGCGGGAGGACGCCGTACAATTCTTCGGGGTCGTAGAGCGGGTCTTCGGAGGGGGCCAACTCGGCCTCGACGCGCTTGACCGTGTTGAGGGTGGCGACGATGGCCCGCACTTGCTGCAAGGCGTCGTCATCATCGATGGCGAAATGGTCGGCCACGCCCGAAAGCCGCGTGTGCACGTCCGCCCCGCCCAACTCCTCGGCCGACACCTCCTCGCCGGTGGCCGCCTTCACCAACGGCGGCCCACCCAAGAAAATCGTGCCTGCCCCCCGGACGATGATGGCCTCATCGCTCATGGCTGGGACATAGGCCCCACCCGCCGTACACGACCCCATCACACAGGCGATCTGGGGGATGCCGAGGGCGCTCATCCGGGCCTGGTTGTAGAAGATGCGCCCGAAATCATCCACATCCGGGAAGACCTCATCCTGCATGGGCAGGAAAGCGCCGCCCGAATCGACCAGATAGATGCACGGCAGCCGGTTCTCCAGGCCGACCTGTTGGCCGCGCAGGTGCTTCTTCACCGTCAGCGGATAGTACGTCCCGCCCTTCACGGTGGCGTCGTTGGCGATGATCAGGCATTCCCGGCCCGAAACCCGCCCCAAGCCGGTCACGATGCCTGCGCCCGGCGCCTCGCCGTCGTAAAGCTCCCAGGCCGCCAGCGGCGACAGCTCGAGGAAGGGGCTGCCAGGGTCGAGCAGGCGGTCGATGCGGTCGCGCACGAACAGCTTGCCCTGCTGTCGATGTCGTTCGTGTGCGGCCGGCGGCCCGCCCTGGCGGATTTCGGCCAGCCGGCCGCCCAGTTCCTCGGCCAGCCGGCGATGGTGCTCGGCATTGGCCCGATAGCCGGCATCGTGACGAAGATTCCGGGATTCGAGAATGTCCATTTGCTCCTTATCGCCCAGCGATACTGGCGTTGTCTATGATGCGAAACGATCAATCGTGGCATGGGTAGAGGCCAAAAAACGAGCGCTATCGATCAGTTGGTTCATTTTTTCCGGGGTCATCATGATCTGGCCTGTTTCGACATCTACATCCACAGCGCCGACCTCTCCAACAGAACCAGTGTCCGGGTAGGATAATGTTAGGGGCACGCGCCAGAATAACCGATCTTTGACTGCTAATGTCGGCTCGCCGACCCGCAATAAGTAACTGATTTCGTCGGCCGCGAAACGGCCGGCCATACGCTGCGCTGCCCGCGCCGAGTAGTTGAACCTGGCCGAAACCTGGATCGTTAATTGGATATCACCCATGCGAGGTAGCTCTTCTAGGGCGACTTGCATATGACAGTAGACCTCCCGTCTCTCAAAACCACGCTGGCTGGTGTCGGGGTGAGGATCGAAAACGGCGCTCGGCATTTAATCTGCCGCATAAACAAGATTATAACACAACCGGGCGCATCCCCTGTGATTGGTTTTCGCTGTCGGTGTCGCCATCCGCAATCCGCAATCCGCAATCGAAACGTTTGGGCCAGCCACCTCTATCGGCTATGATCCTGCCATGACCCACACCGCCCCTGCCCCCGACGAACACCATCCCCACCGCTGGCTCATCCTCATCGCCGTGGGCTTGACCCTTTTCATGGGCGCCATCGACGGCAGCATCGTCAATGTGGCCATGCCCAGCCTGGTGGTGGAACTGAACACCAACTTCCGCACCATCCAATGGCTTGCCCTGGCCTTTCTGGTGGGGCTGACCATGACCATGCTCAGCATGGGGCGCCTGGGCGACATGATCGGCAAGAAACGCGTCTTCACCCTCGGCCTGATCATTTTCGTGTTCGGCTCGATGCTGTGCGGGCTGGCCGGCTCGGTCTACTGGCTGATCGCCTTTCGTTTCCTGCAATCTCTGGGCGCCGCCATGAGCCTGGCCCTGGGGGTGGCCATCGTCACCGAAACCTGGCCGGCCAACCAACGGGGCAAAGCCATCGGCATCTCTGGCGGCATCATCTCCGTCGGCATTGCCGCCGGCCCCGCCCTGGGCGGATTGATCCTGCACGCCCTCAACTGGCGTTGGATCTTCTTCGTCAACCTGCCCATCGGCCTGATCTCGCTGGCGCTGGTGTTGGCCTTCGTGCCGGCCCTGCGTCCCAGCCATCGCTCCGAACGTTTCGATTTCGCCGGCGCCCTGCTGATCGGCTGCTCCCTCCTGGCCTTTGCCCTGGCCATGAGTTTGACGCAGTCAGAGGGCCTGCTCTCGTGGCCGGTATTGGCATTGCTGACCCTCTTCGTGGCCGGTCTCGCCGCCTTCCTTGCCGTCGAGCGGCGCTCTTCGCAGCCGATGATCGACCTGACGTTGTTCCGAAACCGGGTCTTCAGCCTCAACCTGCTCACCGGCTCGCTCACCTTCATCGCCATCTCTGGCGTCGTCCTGCTGTTGCCGTTCTATCTGCAACTGGTCATGGGCCTGGAGCAACGGTCGGTCGGGCTACTGATGGCGGTGGTGCCCGTCGTCCTCAGCATCCTGGGGCCAATCTCCGGCAGCCTCTCGGATCGCCTGGGCACGCGTCCGGTCAGCCTGGTGGGATTGGCGCTGATCATGACCGGCTATCTCTCGCTCACCCGGTTGGGCGTCGCCAGCACACCGCTGCACTTCGTCTTGTTGCTGGCGCCGGTTGGCATGGGCATGGGCACGTTCCAAAGCCCCAACAACACCTCGATCATGAACGCCGCCCCGCGCAACCGCCTGGGCGTGGCCTCCGGCA encodes:
- a CDS encoding DUF433 domain-containing protein, producing MTYYISDRITVNPEQCGGRPCIRGMRIRVVDVLGLLAAGLSFGEVLAELPDLEMADLQAVLKYVTLRVDHPVLVAA
- a CDS encoding type II toxin-antitoxin system HicB family antitoxin, with product MNVYDIQIRVEELADGGDYRYLATSPDLPGLLVVGDTAEEVLTLAPDVASALIDSIHALGDPLPPSVKEPISC
- a CDS encoding MFS transporter, translated to MTHTAPAPDEHHPHRWLILIAVGLTLFMGAIDGSIVNVAMPSLVVELNTNFRTIQWLALAFLVGLTMTMLSMGRLGDMIGKKRVFTLGLIIFVFGSMLCGLAGSVYWLIAFRFLQSLGAAMSLALGVAIVTETWPANQRGKAIGISGGIISVGIAAGPALGGLILHALNWRWIFFVNLPIGLISLALVLAFVPALRPSHRSERFDFAGALLIGCSLLAFALAMSLTQSEGLLSWPVLALLTLFVAGLAAFLAVERRSSQPMIDLTLFRNRVFSLNLLTGSLTFIAISGVVLLLPFYLQLVMGLEQRSVGLLMAVVPVVLSILGPISGSLSDRLGTRPVSLVGLALIMTGYLSLTRLGVASTPLHFVLLLAPVGMGMGTFQSPNNTSIMNAAPRNRLGVASGILSMTRTLGQLVGIALLGAFFASRLAVHAQAPVDVTEAAPEAIVAAMHDQLYLVAVMIGAGLLLALWQAGNERHAKRNQAGEMA
- a CDS encoding type II toxin-antitoxin system VapC family toxin: MRALLDTHTFLWWNLDDPSLSTAAKDFIGDGQNEILLSAASAWEIAIKYAKGRLSLPELPERYIANRITHYSFQPLPIQLSHALRVASLPLIHHDPFDRLLIAQSQMENLPLLTSDPEIAKYDVDIIW
- a CDS encoding nucleotidyltransferase domain-containing protein → MVETTPQLAGIIQRYCQELQKMDIACERVLLFGSQANGTAHEGSDIDLIIVSPDWARYGDLERLESLGLAAGHILEPVEAQGVTPEEIVSHQLSQFMAYVIDELAVDVTHFMPSASVRQNDPATPTRNWGEQGQLKAVAFGAPDTGEDWRAEYPGGS
- a CDS encoding type II toxin-antitoxin system Phd/YefM family antitoxin, yielding MTTIVNVHEAKTHFSKLLERVMSGEQITIAKANKPVAVLSPVATPPSRRIPGIDAGRVVIAPDFDAPLPEFDL
- a CDS encoding DUF5615 family PIN-like protein encodes the protein MIIWVDAQLSPTIAAWIQLNFGIKARSVRDLGLRDATDRQIFMAARAEGAVVMTKDSDFVVLVSRLGAPPQVIWVTCGNTSNVHLRRILSKTLLQAVDVLASGERIVEIKDIGSPT
- a CDS encoding methylcrotonoyl-CoA carboxylase; this encodes MDILESRNLRHDAGYRANAEHHRRLAEELGGRLAEIRQGGPPAAHERHRQQGKLFVRDRIDRLLDPGSPFLELSPLAAWELYDGEAPGAGIVTGLGRVSGRECLIIANDATVKGGTYYPLTVKKHLRGQQVGLENRLPCIYLVDSGGAFLPMQDEVFPDVDDFGRIFYNQARMSALGIPQIACVMGSCTAGGAYVPAMSDEAIIVRGAGTIFLGGPPLVKAATGEEVSAEELGGADVHTRLSGVADHFAIDDDDALQQVRAIVATLNTVKRVEAELAPSEDPLYDPEELYGVLPRSFRESYDVREVIARLVDGSKFREFKARYGTTLVTGFARIHGYPVGIVANNGILFSESALKGAHFVELCAGRSIPLLFLQNVTGFMVGKQYEVGGIAKDGAKMVHAVANAAVPKLTVIIGGSFGAGNYGMCGRAYGPRFLWMWPNARISVMGGEQAANVLATVKQDQLARRGQPPMGADDLAEFKRPTLEKYEREGSPYYSTARLWDDGILLPAETRRVLGLALSVCYNAPVERTTFGVFRM